CGGCGCGCGCGCGGTGGCGGTGCTGCGGCCGTTGCTGGCGACCACCGCCAACGACGCCCTGTTCCAGCAGACCTATGCCCGCGCCAACGAAATCGCCGGCGACGATGTCCGCGCCGGCGAAGCCTGGGCCGAAGCCGCCTACCTCGGCGGCCGCCCGGAACAGGCGCTGGTCCAGCTCAACAACCTGAAGAAGCGCGGGAACCTGGATTACTACGCGCGCAGCCGGATCGAGGCGCGGATCGCCGCGATCACCCCGACCGTGCTGGAACTGCGCCGGCAGGGCGTGCGCGACGAGGATGCGACCGGACGCTGGCGCTTGGGCGTGCGCGCCGGCGAGCGTGCGGACGGATGGTGAACCCGCCGGGTGACAGCGTCACGAAGGCGTCATAAAACCGTCGTGTAATGGCAGGATAGCCGCTCGTGCGGCGCACAAGCCCCCATGCCATGCAGAAGCGCATCCTCATCGTCGACGACGAACCCGCGATCCGCGACATGGTCGCCTACGCCCTGCGCAAGGGCGATTTCGACCCGGTGCCGGCCGGCGACGCGCGCGAGGCGCAGGCGCAGATCGCCGAGCGCGTGCCCGACCTGATCCTGCTGGACTGGATGCTGCCCGGCACCAGCGGGCTGGAACTGGCGCGGCGCTGGCGCCGCGAGGCGCTGACCCGCGACGTCCCGATCATCATGCTCACCGCCCGCGGCGAGGAGAACGACCGCGTCGGCGGGCTCGAGGCCGGCGTCGACGACTACGTGGTCAAGCCGTTCTCCGCGCGCGAGCTGCTGGCGCGGATGCGCGCGGTGATGCGCCGTTCGCGCGAGGACGACGAGGACGGCAGCGTGCAGGTCGGCGGGCTGCGCATCGACGGCGCCGCGCACCGGGTGTTCGCCGAGGTCGATGGCGCCGCCACGCCGGTGCAGATCGGCCCCACCGAGTACCGCCTGCTGCATTTCTTCATGACCCATCCGGAGCGCGTCTACACCCGCTCGCAGCTGCTCGACCACGTCTGGGGCGGCAGCGTGTACGTGGAGGAACGCACGGTCGACGTGCACATCCGCCGCCTGCGCAAGACCCTGGAACCGCACCGGCTGGACCCGATGGTGCAGACCGTGCGCGGCGCCGGCTATCGCTTCTCGGCAGCGGCATGATGCGCGGCACCCGCGCGCGATCCGGCGGTCGCATGCAGGGCCTAGACTTGCCGCATGTCGCCTGACGCCCGCAACGCCTGGTTCCGCACGCTCGGCCAGCTCGCGCTGGTGCTGGTGGCCGGGCTCGGCATCGGCCTGCTGATCGGCCAGCCGTGGCCGGCGTTGACGGTGGCCGCGCTGGGCGTGGTCGCCTGGCATTACTGGAAACTGCGCCACGTCCTGCTGCGCCTGACCGCGCGCCAGCGCCTGCAGCCGCCGCAGGGCGTCGGCGTGTGGAACGAACTCGACCGCCTGCTGTTCCGCAGCCAGTCGGAAATGCGCGCGCGCAAGCGCCGCCTGCTGTCGATGCTGCGCGCCTATCGCGCCGCCGCCGCCGCATTGCCGGACGCGGTGGTGGTGGTCGAACGCAACAACCAGCGCGTGCTGTGGTTCAACGAAGCCGCGACCCCGTTGCTGGGCCTGCACTTTCCGCAGCACCAGGACGCTTCCATCGTCACCACCCTGCAGCCGCTGCCGATGGCCTCGTGGCTGGCCGCCGGGCGCAACGCCGAACCGATGACCGACGTCGCCTCGCCGGTCAACCCCGACCTGCGCCTCAACCTGCGGCTGATCCCGTATTCCGACGAACTGTGGCTGCTGGTCGCGCGCGACGTGACCCGCACCATGCGCCTGGAGCACATGCGCCGCGACTTCGTCGCCAACGTCTCGCACGAACTGCGCACGCCGCTGACCGTGGTCCACGGCTACCTGGAGATGCTCGATCCGGCCGACAACCCCGACTGGGCGCCGATGCTGGCCGAGATGCAGCGGCAGTCGCAGCGCATGACCCAGCTGGTCGAGGACCTGCTGACCCTGTCGCGGCTGGAAGCGCGCGAGACCCTGCCGGAAGAACACGTGGCGATGGCGCCGATGCTGTCCACCCTGCGCCGCGAGGCGGAGGCGCTCAGCCAGGGCAAGCACCGCATCACCGTGGGCGACGAGGCCGGCGTCGACCTGTGGGGCTCCAACAAGGAATTGCACAGCGCGTTCTCCAACCTGGTCGCCAACGCGGTGCGCTACACCCCGGCCGGCGGCGAGATCGCGGTGCGCTTCGCCGTCGACGCCGGCGGCGGCGCCACCCTGAGCGTGCGCGATTCCGGCTACGGCATCCCCGCCGCCCACTTGCCGCGCATCACCGAGCGCTTCTACCGCGTCTCCACCAGCCGCTCGCGCGAATCCGGCGGCACCGGGCTCGGGCTGGCCATCGTCAAGCACGTGCTGGGCCTGCACGGCGCGCGGCTGGAGATCGCCAGCGAAGTCGGCAAGGGCAGCACCTTCGCCTGCCGCTTCAACCCCGACCGCGTGCATGCGCGCGAGTCCCACCCCATCGCAGCCACATCGCCATGAACGCCGAGCAAGCCCCGATCTCCCTGCGCGATCCCTCGCTCTACGCCAACCGCGAGCTGTCGCAGCTGGACTTCAATTTCCGCGTGCTGGCGCAGGCGCAGGATGCCTCGGTGCCGTTGCTGGAGCGGCTGCGCTACCTGTGCATCAGCTGCACCAACCTCGACGAATTCTTCGAGATCCGCGGCGGCTCGGTGCGCCATGCGATCGAGTTCGGCGGCCCGCCCTCGGCCGACGGCCTGTCGCCGTCGACCCTGCTCAACCGCATCCACGACCGCGCCGCCGAACTGGTGCAGGCGCAATACCGCTGCTTCTACGAGGAACTGCGCCCTGCGCTGGCGGAGGAAGGCATCCGCCTGCTGCAGCGCGAGCAGTGGACGCCGGAACAGACCGCCTGGTTGCGCGATTATTTCCGCAACGAGATCATGCCGGTGCTGTCGCCGCTGGGGCTCGACCCCGCGCATCCGTTCCCGAAGATCCTCAACAAGTCGCTGAACGTGGTGGTGCTGCTGGAAGGCAAGGACGCGTTCGGCCGCGAGGGCCACATGGCGATCGTGCGCGCGCCGCGCTCGCTGCCGCGGATCATCCGCCTGCCTGATGCCGACGGCGACGGCGATGCGTTCCACGACTTCGTGTTCCTCAGCTCGGTGCTGTCCGCGTTCGTGCACGAGCTGTTCCCGGGCATGCAGGTCAACGGCGCCTACCAGTTCCGGGTGACCCGCAACTCCGAGCTGATCGTCGACGAGGAAGACGTCGACAACCTGGCGCTGGCCCTGCGCGACGAACTGCTGGGCCGCGGCTACCTGCGCGCGGTGCGGCTGGAGATCGCCGAGCAGTGCCCGCCCGACATCGTGCGCACCCTGCTCGACAACTTCGAGCTGCCGGCGAACGCGGTGTACAAGATCAACGGCCCGGTCAACCTCAACCGGGTGGTGCAGGTGTACGACCTGGTGCACCGCCCCGACCTCAAGTTCCGCCCGTTCCAGCCGCGCCTGCTGCGCGACCTCGACGCGATGTTCGACACCATCCGCCAGGGCGACGTGCTGCTGCACCATCCGTTCGATGCGTTCGCGCCGGTGCTGGAACTGATCAAGCAGGCGTCGGAAGACCCCAACGTGCTGGCGATCAAGCAGACCCTGTACCGCACCGGCAAGGACTCGCCGATCGTCGAGCACCTGATCCAGGCCGCGCGCAACGGCAAGGACGTGACCGTGGTGGTCGAACTGCGCGCGCGCTTCGACGAGGAAGCCAACCTCGGCCTCGCCGACCGCCTGCAGGACGCCGGCGTGCAGGTGGTCTACGGCGTGGTCGGCTACAAGACCCACGCCAAGATGCTGCTGATCGTGCGCCGCGAGGGCCGCGAACTGCGCCGCTACGTGCACCTCGGCACCGGCAACTACCACAGCGGCACCGCCCGCGCCTACACCGACTTCAGCCTGATGACCGCCAACCCGGACATCGGCAACGACGTGCACCTGATCTTCCAGCAGCTGTCCGGGCTGGCCGCGCCGCTGAAGCTCAAGCACCTGCTGCAATCGCCGTTCACCCTGCACAGCGGCGTGCTGGAACGGATCGGGCGCGAGGCCGTGCATGCGCGCGCAGGCAAGCCGGCGCGGATCGTGGCGAAGATGAACGCCCTCAACGAGCCGCAGGTGATCCGCGCGCTGTACGAAGCCTCGCGGGCCGGCGTCGAGATCGACCTGGTCGTGCGCGGCGCCTGCACCCTGCTGCCCGGCATCGAAGGCGTGTCCGACCGCATCCGCGTGCGTTCGGTGGTCGGCCGCTTCCTCGAGCACCACCGCGTGTGGTGGTTCGGCAACGACGGCGCGCCCGAGCTGTACTGCTCCTCCGCCGATTGGCTGGAACGCAACCTGCTGCGCCGGGTCGAGACCGCCTTCCCGATCCTCGACCCCGCCTGCGCGCAGCGCGTGCACCGCGAAGGCCTGCTCAATTACCTGGCCGACAACCAGAACGCCTGGGCGCTGGACGCCGACGGCAGCTACCACAAGATCGTGCCTGAGGATGGCGAGGCGCCGTTCTCCGCGCAGTTGTCGCTGCTCGACGGGCTGTATGCGTGATCGCAGGCGCGGCCAGCGGCGATAATGCGCGCATGAATCCCCGCCACGGCCACGCAGACGCATGAGATCGGCCCCGCGCCGCGGCAGCACGCAACGGATGATCGCGCCCGCGCCGCTGCGCGACGGCGACATGCTGGCCGCGCTCGACCTCGGCTCCAACAGCTTCCACATGGTGGTGGCGCAGATGGTGCTGGGCCAGTTGCGGGTGGTCGACCGCCTGCGCGAGACCGTGCGCATGGCCGAGGGCCTGGACGGCTTCGGCGGGCTGGCCCCGGACGTGCGCGACCGCGCGCTGGACTGCCTGTCGCGCTTCGGCCAGCGCGTGGCCGACATCCCGCCGCATCGGATCCGCGCGGTCGCGACCAATACCGTGCGCCAGCTGCGCGCGCCGGAAGCGTTCCTGGTGCCCGCCGAAGCCGCGCTCGGCCACGCCATCGACGTGGTCTCGGGCCGCGAGGAGGCGCGCCTGGTCTACCTCGGCGTGGCCCATGCGCAACCGCCGCAAGACGGCCAGCTGCGGCTGGTGATCGACATCGGCGGCGGCTCCACCGAATGCATCATCGGCAGCGGGCTGGACGCGATCGAGCGCGAAAGCCTGCAGGCCGGCTGCGTGGCCAGCACCCGCCGTTTCTTCGCCAACGGCAAGCTGTCGCGCAAGCGCTGGAAGGACGCGCTGACCGAAGTCACCGCCGAGTTCCAGCAGTTCGCATCGGCCTACCGCGCATTGGGCTGGGACGAGGCGATCGGCTCGTCCGGCACCAACAAGGCGATCGGCGAGATCTGCGCGGCGATGAAGCTGACCAAGGGCGCGGTCACCGCCGAGGCATTGCCGCTGGTGCGCGAACGCCTGCTGCAGGCCGAGCGCATCGACGACATCGACCTGCCCGGCCTGTCCGCCGACCGCCGCCCGATCATCGCCGGCGGGGTGCTGGTGCTGGAGGCGGTGTTCGCCGCGCTGGGCCTGCAGCGCATGCAGGTGAGCAAGGCCGCGCTGCGCGAGGGCGTGCTGTACGACATGCTCGGCCGCGGCGGCGCCGACGATCCGCGCGACGTCTCGGTGGCGGCGCTGATGCAGCGCTACGGCATCGACGCCGCGCAGGCCAAGCGCGTCGAAGCCACCGCCGTGCAGCTGTTCGACCAGGTCGCGCGGGCCTGGAACCTGGATGCCGGCGACCGCCGCATGCTGGTGCGCGCGGCGCGCCTGCACGAGATCGGCCTGGCCATCGCCCACAGCGGCTACCACGTGCACGGCGCCTACATCCTCGAGCACTCCGACATCGCCGGCTTCTCGCAGCAGGGCCAGCGCTTCCTCGCCGCATTGGTGCGCACGCATCGACGCGGCATCCCCAAGTCGGCGTTCGAGATGATCCCCGACCGCCTGCTGGCCAACACGCGCCACTGCGCCGCCCTGTTGCGGCTCGCGGTGTTGCTGCATCGCTCGCACGACAACGAACGCATGCCCGCGCTGCAACTGCGCGCCGATGGCGAGCGGCTGACGCTGGCGTTCGACAAACGCTGGCTGCAGGCACGGCCGCTGCTGCGCGCCGACCTCGAGGGCGAGCCCGAGGACATGCTGGGCTTGGGCGTACAGTTGCGGCTCGCGGCCGAATAGCCCGCCATCGAACCAGGGCACGCCATGCACCCGGACACGCAGGCCTACAACGACACCCAATCCGCCGCCGACAAGGCGATCTGCGACCTGCTCGCCCGCGAGATCGCGCAGGCGCTGCCGGAAGCCGAGAACAGGATCTGGCACCGGCACCCGGTGTGGTTCCTCGACGGCAACCCGGTCGCCGGCTACAGCAAGCTGAAGTCCTGCATCCGCCTGCTGTTCTGGAGCGGGCAATCGTTCGAGGAAGCCGGCCTTGCGAACGAAGGCAGCTTCAAGGCCGCCGAGGCGCGCTATACGGATGCCGCGCAGGTGGATGTCGAAGCCCTGCGGCGTTGGCTGGGCAAGGCCCGCGACATCCAGTGGGACTACAAGAACATCGTCAAGCGCAAGGGGCGGCTGGAACGGTTGAAGTAAGTCGCGCGGGAAAGGAAAAGCGGGGTGGAAAAGCGGGGTCAGAGTCGACTTTCGCAACTAACTACTCGAACGCTTCAAGATTCCATCACGAAAGTCGACTCTGACCCCGCTTTTCCCGCTTTTCCCCGCTTTTCTTAGCACCCTACTTCTTCGCGAACGCCTTGAACTCCGGTCCCGCCAGGCGCAGGTTCTCGCGCAGGTAGGCACACAGGCGCTGCCCCGGCACTTCCGGTACCGGCCCGCCCAGATGTGCCTGCAGCATCGTCTCCATCGCGAACAGATAGGCCTCGCGCGGCACCGGGTCGACCGGCGAATGGCCGCCGTTCGGTTCCACCAGCAGGCTCGGCTGGCGGCCCATCGCCTTCAACGTCGCCGCGTAGTTCACGACCTCGCGGATCGCCACCGTGCGGTCGGCGCCGCCGGCCATGATCAGCAAGGGCCGCTGCATCTTCGCCGCATTCGCCAGCGGCGATTGCGCATGCAGGCGCGCATAGGTCGCGGGATCGGTACTGTCCAGCGACAGCGCGCGCAAGGTGTGGCGCAACGAACGATCCGGCAAATCGCCCTGCTCGCCGGCCTCGACCAGCCAGCGCATCGACCAGCCCAGGTCCGCCGGCGGCGAACCCGCGACACCGACCTTGAACAACTCGGGCTGAAACGTGAGCCCCAGCAAGGTCGAATAACCGCCGAACGAATGGCCGACGATGCCGACCCGGTTCGCGTCGCCGATCCCTTGCGCCAATAGCCAACGCACGCCTTCGACGATGTCCCGTTGCACGCGGCCGTTGCCGTAGTCGCCGTGCGACGCGAAGGTGTAGTCGCGCCCGTGTCCGGTCGAGCCGCGGAAATTCGACTGGAACACCACGTAGCCGCGATTGGCGAGGAACTGCGCGGTGCCGTCGTAACCGGCGCGGAAATGGTTGATCGGGCCGCCATGCACCTGTGCGACCAGCGGCGCGCGCGCGGCGTCCACGCCCGGCGGCAGCAGCACGAAGCCATGCACGCGCCTGCCGTCGGAGGCGGTGTAGGCGATGGCGAGCTTGCGCGCCAGCGCGGTTTCCTTCGGCGAGTGTGCGGTGATGCCGGGATCGTCGAGGATCCTTCGCAGGCGGCCGTCGCGCGGGTCGTACAGGTACCAGCGCGGGTCGCGCAACGTGGCCGCGCGTTCGCTCACCAGCCAGCGCGCGGACGCACCGCTGCCGGCCTGCAGGCCGATGTCGCGACCCGGCAACTTGCGCACGATGTCCGCGACCGTGGCCTGCGCCGCGCCGATGCCGTAGGTCGCGGCGACCGTGCTGCGGTAACTCGCCGCCAGCGGCTGCTGGGTGCGCGGATCGAGCGTGACCTCGTCAAGATCGGCCTCGCCGCGTGGATCCTGGTGCAGCGTCTGCAACTTGTCGTCCGCGCCCAGGCGCAACACCCGCCGCAAATCACCCGCGGGGTTGCCTTCCATCAACAGGCTGCCGTCGGGCGTCGCCGCCAGCAATTCGAGCCGCTCCATCGGCCGCAGCCGCAGCACTTCGCGCAGCGCGCCATCCGCGCGCAGCCGATACAGCGCATCGTGGTCGCCCTCGAAACGTGCCAGCGCGACGATGCGGCCTTGCGCATCCAGCGCCACGTCGTGGATCCAGCGCGCGTCCTCGCGCAGTGGCGTGCGCCGGCCCTGCGCGTCCATCCGTACCACGCGCCAGCGCTCGCCCTTGCCGATGCGCACGCGCTCGCCCAGCAGCACCGCGGCCGGTTGCGACGGATCGAGTTTCATCACCCGGCGTCGTTCGTTGCCGCCCAGCGGCACCCGCACGCCGGTGCGGCCGTCGATGCCGACCATGGTCAGCGAACGCGGCGCGCGCAGGAACAGCCAGCGCCCGTCGCGCGACCACATCAGCTGCTCGGCCTGGGTGCTGCCGACCAGCACGCGCGGCTTGCCGCCGTTCGCCGGCAGCAGCCACAGCGCGCGCGAGTCCTTCTGTTCGCGCAGGTAGGCCACCGCATCGCCGGCCGGCGAGAGCTGCGCGGCGACCAGGGTGCGGTTTTCGAGGAAGGCCGTGCGCGGCAGGCGCGGCGCGCGCGGCAATGCGCGCTGCGCGGCCTCCGCGGCGCGCAGGCTTTCGCTCGCCTGCGCCGGCAAGGCGCGGGGTGCCAGCAGCAGCGCGCACAGCGCCAGCGTGCCGCCCAGGGTTCGAAGCATCGTCATCGTCGCGTCCTCGTCCCTGCCCGCTCAGGCCGCGACCGGCTGCGCGCTCGGCGCAGGCATCGGCAAGGTTTCGCGACGCGGATACAGCAGCCACAGGCTGGCCAACGCCGGCAGGCCGACCACGCCGCACAGCAGCACCCACGCCCAGCGGCCACGCGGCGAATGCGATTGCCGGCCGCTGACCCACACCGCACCAAGCAGCGACAGCAGGCAGCAGATGCCGGCCAGCCACAGCACTGGCGCCGGCATCGGCTCCGGCTTGGCGCGCAGCGGATCCTTGGCCGCGAACAGGTCCTGCGCGCCCAGGCAGATCGCGCGCAGCACCGGCGACAGCCAGGTGTTGCGGTTGGTGTAGAGCGACGGCAGGTCGATCGACAGCGCGCGGCGCGCGACTTCGTGTGCATGGCCCTGGCCGTCCACGCGCAGCACCTGCTGGAACGGATGCTGCAACTCGCCGCTCCACACGCCCCAGGTGTAGGTGTACGAGACCAGGTAGCCATCCAGCAGTTCGACCACGTCCATCCGGCTGAGGTTGCCGACAGGG
Above is a genomic segment from Thermomonas aquatica containing:
- the phoB gene encoding phosphate regulon transcriptional regulator PhoB, which translates into the protein MQKRILIVDDEPAIRDMVAYALRKGDFDPVPAGDAREAQAQIAERVPDLILLDWMLPGTSGLELARRWRREALTRDVPIIMLTARGEENDRVGGLEAGVDDYVVKPFSARELLARMRAVMRRSREDDEDGSVQVGGLRIDGAAHRVFAEVDGAATPVQIGPTEYRLLHFFMTHPERVYTRSQLLDHVWGGSVYVEERTVDVHIRRLRKTLEPHRLDPMVQTVRGAGYRFSAAA
- the phoR gene encoding phosphate regulon sensor histidine kinase PhoR, producing MSPDARNAWFRTLGQLALVLVAGLGIGLLIGQPWPALTVAALGVVAWHYWKLRHVLLRLTARQRLQPPQGVGVWNELDRLLFRSQSEMRARKRRLLSMLRAYRAAAAALPDAVVVVERNNQRVLWFNEAATPLLGLHFPQHQDASIVTTLQPLPMASWLAAGRNAEPMTDVASPVNPDLRLNLRLIPYSDELWLLVARDVTRTMRLEHMRRDFVANVSHELRTPLTVVHGYLEMLDPADNPDWAPMLAEMQRQSQRMTQLVEDLLTLSRLEARETLPEEHVAMAPMLSTLRREAEALSQGKHRITVGDEAGVDLWGSNKELHSAFSNLVANAVRYTPAGGEIAVRFAVDAGGGATLSVRDSGYGIPAAHLPRITERFYRVSTSRSRESGGTGLGLAIVKHVLGLHGARLEIASEVGKGSTFACRFNPDRVHARESHPIAATSP
- the ppk1 gene encoding polyphosphate kinase 1 — translated: MNAEQAPISLRDPSLYANRELSQLDFNFRVLAQAQDASVPLLERLRYLCISCTNLDEFFEIRGGSVRHAIEFGGPPSADGLSPSTLLNRIHDRAAELVQAQYRCFYEELRPALAEEGIRLLQREQWTPEQTAWLRDYFRNEIMPVLSPLGLDPAHPFPKILNKSLNVVVLLEGKDAFGREGHMAIVRAPRSLPRIIRLPDADGDGDAFHDFVFLSSVLSAFVHELFPGMQVNGAYQFRVTRNSELIVDEEDVDNLALALRDELLGRGYLRAVRLEIAEQCPPDIVRTLLDNFELPANAVYKINGPVNLNRVVQVYDLVHRPDLKFRPFQPRLLRDLDAMFDTIRQGDVLLHHPFDAFAPVLELIKQASEDPNVLAIKQTLYRTGKDSPIVEHLIQAARNGKDVTVVVELRARFDEEANLGLADRLQDAGVQVVYGVVGYKTHAKMLLIVRREGRELRRYVHLGTGNYHSGTARAYTDFSLMTANPDIGNDVHLIFQQLSGLAAPLKLKHLLQSPFTLHSGVLERIGREAVHARAGKPARIVAKMNALNEPQVIRALYEASRAGVEIDLVVRGACTLLPGIEGVSDRIRVRSVVGRFLEHHRVWWFGNDGAPELYCSSADWLERNLLRRVETAFPILDPACAQRVHREGLLNYLADNQNAWALDADGSYHKIVPEDGEAPFSAQLSLLDGLYA
- the ppx gene encoding exopolyphosphatase; amino-acid sequence: MIAPAPLRDGDMLAALDLGSNSFHMVVAQMVLGQLRVVDRLRETVRMAEGLDGFGGLAPDVRDRALDCLSRFGQRVADIPPHRIRAVATNTVRQLRAPEAFLVPAEAALGHAIDVVSGREEARLVYLGVAHAQPPQDGQLRLVIDIGGGSTECIIGSGLDAIERESLQAGCVASTRRFFANGKLSRKRWKDALTEVTAEFQQFASAYRALGWDEAIGSSGTNKAIGEICAAMKLTKGAVTAEALPLVRERLLQAERIDDIDLPGLSADRRPIIAGGVLVLEAVFAALGLQRMQVSKAALREGVLYDMLGRGGADDPRDVSVAALMQRYGIDAAQAKRVEATAVQLFDQVARAWNLDAGDRRMLVRAARLHEIGLAIAHSGYHVHGAYILEHSDIAGFSQQGQRFLAALVRTHRRGIPKSAFEMIPDRLLANTRHCAALLRLAVLLHRSHDNERMPALQLRADGERLTLAFDKRWLQARPLLRADLEGEPEDMLGLGVQLRLAAE
- a CDS encoding DUF1801 domain-containing protein gives rise to the protein MHPDTQAYNDTQSAADKAICDLLAREIAQALPEAENRIWHRHPVWFLDGNPVAGYSKLKSCIRLLFWSGQSFEEAGLANEGSFKAAEARYTDAAQVDVEALRRWLGKARDIQWDYKNIVKRKGRLERLK
- a CDS encoding S9 family peptidase, which codes for MTMLRTLGGTLALCALLLAPRALPAQASESLRAAEAAQRALPRAPRLPRTAFLENRTLVAAQLSPAGDAVAYLREQKDSRALWLLPANGGKPRVLVGSTQAEQLMWSRDGRWLFLRAPRSLTMVGIDGRTGVRVPLGGNERRRVMKLDPSQPAAVLLGERVRIGKGERWRVVRMDAQGRRTPLREDARWIHDVALDAQGRIVALARFEGDHDALYRLRADGALREVLRLRPMERLELLAATPDGSLLMEGNPAGDLRRVLRLGADDKLQTLHQDPRGEADLDEVTLDPRTQQPLAASYRSTVAATYGIGAAQATVADIVRKLPGRDIGLQAGSGASARWLVSERAATLRDPRWYLYDPRDGRLRRILDDPGITAHSPKETALARKLAIAYTASDGRRVHGFVLLPPGVDAARAPLVAQVHGGPINHFRAGYDGTAQFLANRGYVVFQSNFRGSTGHGRDYTFASHGDYGNGRVQRDIVEGVRWLLAQGIGDANRVGIVGHSFGGYSTLLGLTFQPELFKVGVAGSPPADLGWSMRWLVEAGEQGDLPDRSLRHTLRALSLDSTDPATYARLHAQSPLANAAKMQRPLLIMAGGADRTVAIREVVNYAATLKAMGRQPSLLVEPNGGHSPVDPVPREAYLFAMETMLQAHLGGPVPEVPGQRLCAYLRENLRLAGPEFKAFAKK